Proteins encoded by one window of Geobacter sp. DSM 9736:
- a CDS encoding cytochrome c → MQPTERMLLAGTLCLSIVAAAPPGKASGNEGGSGRVTSTASADGAALYQANCAACHGSLASSRKRGRTAPQIQNAINKNIGGMGYLSTLSSEQIQAIATALK, encoded by the coding sequence GTGCAGCCAACGGAGAGAATGCTGCTGGCCGGCACTCTGTGCCTGTCCATTGTTGCTGCCGCCCCACCCGGCAAGGCTTCCGGGAATGAAGGAGGCAGCGGGCGTGTTACCTCGACGGCTTCAGCCGACGGAGCAGCGCTTTACCAGGCCAACTGCGCCGCTTGCCACGGCTCACTTGCAAGCTCCAGAAAAAGGGGAAGGACTGCACCCCAGATACAGAATGCCATCAACAAAAATATAGGTGGGATGGGGTATCTCTCAACCCTGAGTTCGGAGCAGATTCAGGCCATCGCCACCGCCCTGAAGTAG
- a CDS encoding DUF922 domain-containing Zn-dependent protease: MIRFLVAAIALTSLLSTSPASADQNPAERPVTLAKLSDPDPGQPIRKFDARTELREKYEFYDITGSSAKELRRQMTLNGIPWDDGQTYDALATWEIKYRYNTATDNGACYVTSAKTDVGVVYRFPRWKDASGADSQLTSRWNTYMEHLRTHEFGHKDLAVATAQEISEGLSSLGSFRNCSDLEKAVKSMAQAKLVRLKETQREYDATTRHGETQGAFFP; encoded by the coding sequence ATGATACGTTTTCTTGTCGCCGCCATTGCCCTAACCTCACTCCTTTCCACATCACCGGCATCCGCCGATCAGAACCCCGCGGAGCGGCCGGTTACTCTCGCAAAACTTAGCGACCCCGACCCCGGCCAACCGATCAGAAAGTTCGATGCGCGCACCGAGCTCAGGGAAAAGTACGAGTTTTACGATATCACGGGATCAAGCGCCAAGGAACTGAGGCGACAGATGACCCTTAACGGGATTCCGTGGGACGACGGCCAGACCTATGACGCCCTGGCCACCTGGGAGATCAAATACCGGTACAACACCGCCACCGACAACGGCGCCTGTTATGTCACCTCCGCCAAAACGGACGTGGGAGTAGTCTACAGATTTCCACGCTGGAAGGATGCTTCCGGTGCCGACAGCCAGCTCACCAGCCGCTGGAACACCTACATGGAACACCTGAGGACTCACGAATTCGGGCACAAGGACCTGGCTGTGGCCACAGCGCAGGAGATAAGCGAGGGGTTGTCATCCCTCGGCTCTTTCAGAAACTGCTCCGATCTGGAAAAGGCAGTCAAGTCGATGGCCCAGGCAAAGCTCGTACGACTGAAGGAAACCCAGCGGGAGTATGATGCGACAACGCGTCACGGTGAAACCCAGGGAGCCTTCTTTCCCTGA
- a CDS encoding sorbosone dehydrogenase family protein gives MKRARAHRAIHRFSLLPAFGLVAALMFFASCSSGGGGTAVSASSAGTSSTDTPTPSGTPAAPGSSTDTPSTPSGEPPSPDTSSPDTPATPPGTTAPPDTSTPPAPPVTNVVTLTRVASGLDQPLQITHAGDGSGRLFITEKRGTVRIIRNGLVLQQPFLDIRSQVRSSGNEQGLLGIAFPPDFATDGHFYVNYTGTAGIGDSVIARIPLGATPDQADPAGTTNVLTVPQPFENHNGGQMAFGPDGFLYIGLGDGGGAGDTLNNAQNRTQLLGKILRIDVGAASPTYAVPAGNPFGNEIWSYGLRNPWRFSFDRDTGDLYIADVGQDQFEEINFQPAGSGGGQNYGWRLMEGAHCFDTPTCDRTGLVLPVHEYAHDAGCSVTGGYVYRGPVQGSLQGTYIYGDFCSGRIWGLRRIGDTWENRLLFEANLRISSFGEDEEGNLYVADFSTGDIYRFDIQ, from the coding sequence GTGAAGAGAGCACGTGCGCACAGAGCGATCCACAGATTCTCCCTGCTGCCGGCATTCGGACTCGTGGCAGCTCTCATGTTCTTCGCCTCCTGCAGCAGCGGCGGGGGCGGAACAGCTGTGTCCGCATCGTCCGCCGGCACATCTTCTACCGATACGCCGACACCCTCCGGAACACCGGCAGCTCCTGGCTCCTCCACCGATACGCCCTCAACGCCTTCCGGAGAGCCTCCCTCTCCAGACACATCATCGCCGGATACGCCGGCTACGCCTCCCGGGACAACCGCCCCCCCCGACACCTCGACACCTCCTGCCCCACCCGTCACCAACGTCGTTACCCTCACCAGGGTAGCATCCGGCCTCGACCAGCCCCTTCAGATCACTCACGCCGGCGACGGAAGCGGCAGGCTCTTCATTACAGAAAAGAGGGGAACCGTGCGAATCATCAGGAACGGGCTCGTCCTGCAACAGCCCTTCCTGGACATAAGATCTCAGGTACGTTCTTCCGGCAATGAGCAGGGGCTGCTCGGCATCGCGTTCCCCCCCGACTTCGCGACCGACGGGCACTTCTACGTCAACTACACCGGAACAGCCGGAATCGGCGACTCCGTCATTGCACGCATACCCTTAGGCGCGACCCCCGATCAGGCTGACCCGGCTGGTACGACAAACGTACTAACCGTACCCCAGCCCTTTGAAAATCATAACGGAGGACAGATGGCGTTCGGTCCCGACGGATTCCTATACATCGGCCTGGGGGACGGCGGGGGCGCGGGGGACACGCTCAACAATGCGCAGAACCGGACGCAGCTGCTCGGCAAGATCCTTCGGATCGACGTGGGGGCAGCATCCCCCACCTACGCTGTTCCCGCCGGCAATCCCTTCGGCAACGAAATCTGGAGCTACGGCCTGCGCAACCCATGGCGGTTCTCCTTCGACCGCGACACCGGAGACCTCTACATCGCCGACGTGGGGCAGGACCAGTTCGAGGAAATAAACTTCCAGCCCGCAGGAAGCGGCGGGGGGCAAAACTACGGCTGGCGGCTGATGGAAGGAGCTCACTGCTTCGATACCCCCACCTGCGACCGCACCGGCCTCGTACTCCCGGTACACGAGTACGCCCATGATGCCGGATGCTCGGTTACCGGGGGGTATGTCTATCGTGGTCCGGTGCAGGGAAGCCTTCAGGGCACGTACATCTATGGTGATTTCTGCAGCGGCAGGATCTGGGGCCTTCGCCGAATCGGCGATACCTGGGAAAACCGGCTGCTGTTCGAAGCGAACCTGCGAATATCCAGTTTTGGGGAAGACGAAGAGGGAAACCTTTATGTAGCTGATTTCTCAACCGGCGACATTTATCGCTTCGACATCCAGTAA
- a CDS encoding ammonia-forming cytochrome c nitrite reductase subunit c552, which yields MIKRICGSMAVAGGVVLMLSLPVLSAKGEPPAGGKSDNRETCYGCHEEVRGLKEGSKHAKLECSLCHQKLDEHLENSDNRPVTLLEHAVCGKCHQDQLASFEKVNYEGAAHKEKGIPSGRSPMMDKLLAPYGFTIEHNEPRSHLFMVTDQFVVDRFAGGRFTYKNGWYSVDATGKTWDILKDRGAEFKMGETGKAGNPTCIQCKSTDHILKWKFMGDKDPRAKWDRTSDVIAVAKDTSNVMGCIHCHDPHGAQPRIVRDELINRIDQGAKMFAGKDGKTDLKVISFRDGFRKIGIMEKANATMMCAQCHVEYACGKGFEFDSGKPVGFEDRRTNHFPLVQVQDILAHYKKLNFYDFRHAVTGARLVKLQHPEVESYMGSVHERAGVTCADCHMPVVKNERGKKYRSHMMVRPHGNVKEACMRCHPQLTEEQKAYQMDAIQNYIRGKMRKAEYWLGQLIDTYAVAKRFGVDEAVLAQAREKHEEAHVLWEWWTAENSDGFHNPDLARESLAASITASKEAVAVLNKALDERGKK from the coding sequence ATGATAAAGAGAATCTGTGGTTCGATGGCTGTGGCGGGAGGGGTTGTATTGATGCTTTCGTTGCCGGTCCTGTCGGCAAAGGGGGAGCCGCCGGCGGGGGGGAAATCTGACAACCGGGAAACATGCTACGGATGCCATGAGGAGGTCAGGGGACTCAAGGAGGGCTCCAAGCATGCAAAGCTCGAATGCAGCCTGTGCCACCAGAAACTTGACGAACATCTGGAGAACAGCGACAACAGACCAGTCACGCTACTTGAGCATGCGGTGTGCGGAAAATGCCATCAGGACCAGCTTGCCAGCTTCGAAAAGGTGAATTACGAAGGAGCGGCGCACAAGGAAAAGGGGATACCGAGCGGGCGGTCACCCATGATGGACAAGCTCCTGGCTCCCTACGGGTTTACAATCGAGCACAACGAGCCGCGAAGCCACCTCTTCATGGTGACGGATCAGTTCGTGGTCGATAGGTTCGCAGGCGGGCGCTTCACCTACAAGAACGGCTGGTATAGCGTGGATGCCACCGGCAAGACATGGGACATCCTCAAGGACCGGGGGGCGGAGTTCAAGATGGGGGAGACCGGAAAGGCGGGAAACCCCACGTGTATCCAGTGCAAGAGCACCGACCACATCCTCAAGTGGAAGTTCATGGGAGACAAGGACCCGCGAGCCAAGTGGGACAGGACCTCGGATGTGATAGCGGTCGCGAAGGATACCAGCAACGTCATGGGGTGCATCCACTGTCATGACCCTCATGGGGCGCAGCCGCGGATCGTGAGGGACGAGCTTATCAACCGGATTGACCAGGGGGCGAAGATGTTTGCCGGAAAGGACGGCAAAACCGACCTTAAAGTGATTTCTTTTCGCGACGGGTTCCGCAAGATCGGCATCATGGAGAAGGCCAACGCAACCATGATGTGTGCACAGTGTCACGTGGAGTACGCCTGCGGCAAGGGGTTCGAATTCGACAGCGGAAAGCCGGTGGGCTTTGAAGACCGGCGCACCAACCACTTCCCGCTGGTGCAGGTTCAGGACATTCTGGCGCACTACAAGAAGCTCAACTTCTACGACTTCCGCCACGCAGTCACCGGCGCACGGCTTGTAAAGCTCCAGCACCCGGAGGTCGAGAGCTATATGGGCAGTGTCCACGAACGGGCAGGGGTGACGTGCGCCGACTGCCATATGCCGGTGGTGAAGAACGAGAGGGGGAAGAAATACCGCTCACACATGATGGTAAGGCCGCACGGCAACGTCAAGGAGGCGTGCATGCGATGCCATCCGCAGCTCACGGAGGAGCAGAAGGCTTACCAGATGGATGCGATCCAGAACTACATCCGCGGTAAGATGCGCAAGGCTGAGTACTGGCTGGGACAGCTGATAGATACATACGCCGTAGCGAAACGGTTCGGGGTGGACGAGGCGGTGCTTGCCCAGGCGAGGGAAAAGCATGAAGAAGCGCATGTGCTGTGGGAGTGGTGGACCGCGGAGAACAGCGACGGGTTCCACAATCCCGACCTTGCAAGGGAGAGTCTGGCGGCGTCCATTACCGCCTCCAAAGAGGCGGTGGCGGTGCTTAACAAGGCGCTGGACGAGCGCGGAAAGAAATAG
- the typA gene encoding translational GTPase TypA, whose amino-acid sequence MQERIRNIAIIAHVDHGKTTLVDAMLKHAGVFRENEVITERVMDSNDLEKERGITILAKNLSVHHGRYKINIVDTPGHADFGGEVERVLKMVDSVLLLVDALDGPMPQTRFVLKKSLDLGLKPIVVINKIDRPGARPDEVVNMVFDLFVELNATDEQLDFPIVYTSAKLGFAKLDLKSESTSMEPLFAVVESNVHPPAGDPAAPLQMLVTHIDYNDYIGRIATGKIFNGKVTAGEHIALVRKDGTVVKGRISKLLGYEGLKQVEVPEACTGDIVTIAGFDEVGIGETFASAENPIGLPYVSIDEPTISMNFMVNTSPFAGREGKWVTSRNIRDRLTKELRTNVSLRVEETGNSDTFKVSGRGELHLSILIENMRREGFEMAVSKPEVIMRDIDGKKMEPMEYLVVDVPAEFQGAIIEKMGPRKGEMTAMQPMGDTIRLEFIIPARGLIGLRGELLTETRGTAVMTHVFHDYAPYRGDIPGRKNGVLIVMDAGETTAYSLDALQPRGILFVAPGTEVYGGMIIGQHAKDNDLDVNPCKGKKLTNVRASGSDDAIKLTPPRILTLEQALEFIDDDELVEVTPQSIRLRKKELDPTKRKRSSK is encoded by the coding sequence ATGCAGGAACGAATTCGCAACATCGCCATCATCGCCCACGTCGATCATGGCAAGACCACTCTTGTGGACGCCATGCTCAAGCACGCGGGGGTCTTTCGTGAAAACGAGGTCATCACCGAGCGGGTCATGGACAGCAATGACCTGGAGAAGGAGCGAGGCATCACCATCCTCGCAAAAAACCTTTCGGTACACCACGGGCGCTACAAGATAAATATCGTCGACACCCCCGGCCATGCCGATTTCGGTGGGGAAGTGGAGCGGGTTCTGAAGATGGTGGACTCGGTGCTGCTGCTGGTGGATGCCCTGGACGGTCCGATGCCCCAGACCCGCTTCGTCCTGAAGAAGTCGCTGGACCTGGGGCTCAAGCCCATCGTCGTCATCAACAAGATCGACCGGCCCGGCGCGCGCCCGGACGAGGTCGTGAACATGGTCTTCGACCTGTTCGTGGAGCTCAATGCAACAGATGAGCAGCTGGACTTCCCCATCGTCTACACCTCCGCCAAACTGGGTTTCGCCAAGCTCGATCTGAAGAGCGAATCCACCAGCATGGAGCCTCTCTTCGCAGTGGTGGAGAGCAATGTCCACCCCCCGGCGGGAGACCCTGCCGCACCCCTCCAGATGCTGGTTACCCACATCGACTACAACGACTACATCGGCCGTATCGCCACCGGCAAGATTTTCAACGGCAAGGTCACGGCAGGCGAGCACATAGCGCTGGTCAGGAAAGACGGGACAGTCGTGAAGGGACGCATCTCCAAGCTCCTGGGTTACGAGGGTCTAAAACAGGTTGAGGTGCCGGAGGCTTGCACCGGCGACATCGTCACCATCGCCGGCTTCGACGAAGTCGGCATCGGAGAGACCTTCGCTTCGGCTGAAAACCCCATAGGACTACCCTATGTCTCCATAGACGAGCCCACCATCTCCATGAACTTCATGGTGAACACCTCCCCCTTCGCCGGACGAGAGGGGAAATGGGTAACCTCACGGAACATCCGTGACCGGCTCACCAAGGAGCTGCGTACCAACGTCAGCCTCCGGGTTGAGGAAACGGGAAATTCCGATACCTTCAAGGTCTCGGGGCGCGGCGAACTGCACCTTTCCATCCTCATAGAGAACATGCGGCGGGAAGGCTTCGAGATGGCCGTCTCCAAGCCCGAAGTCATCATGCGGGACATAGACGGAAAGAAGATGGAGCCGATGGAGTACCTGGTGGTGGACGTCCCCGCGGAGTTCCAGGGAGCGATCATCGAGAAGATGGGCCCACGCAAGGGGGAGATGACGGCCATGCAGCCGATGGGCGACACGATCCGGCTGGAGTTCATAATTCCGGCCCGGGGGCTCATAGGCCTCAGGGGGGAACTCCTCACCGAGACACGCGGCACCGCCGTCATGACCCACGTCTTCCACGACTACGCACCCTACAGAGGTGACATCCCTGGACGGAAAAACGGAGTGCTCATCGTGATGGATGCGGGGGAAACCACGGCATACTCCCTGGACGCCCTCCAGCCGCGGGGAATCCTCTTCGTGGCGCCGGGAACCGAAGTCTACGGCGGGATGATCATCGGCCAGCACGCCAAGGACAACGACCTGGATGTCAACCCCTGCAAGGGTAAGAAGCTCACCAACGTCCGCGCGTCCGGCTCAGACGATGCGATAAAGCTTACGCCGCCGCGAATTCTGACACTCGAACAGGCACTGGAGTTTATCGACGACGATGAGCTTGTCGAAGTAACACCCCAGTCGATACGCCTGAGGAAAAAGGAGCTGGATCCCACCAAGCGGAAACGCTCCAGCAAGTAA
- a CDS encoding PAS domain S-box protein, producing MSAPLRVLLVEDSPDDAELLLRELRKGGFAAVCERVESAEAMASALERESWDLVIADYILPRFTGLAALELMRKKGIDLPFIIVSGKVGEDAAVKAMKAGAHDYFVKGHLARLAPAITRELSEHRNRLDRARATAELRSLKKAIETMPIGVTITDIEGVITYTNPSEAAMHGYSVPELLGTDVRRLAPPHTWKPMTAAQLKRRKSLSRESVNVRRDGSLFPVYLVSNVVTDADGEPVAIISTCEDISQRKQVEETLRKQLAAMESSIDGMVIVDEAGNIVYANQAHAGIHGYEEPPELIGKHWSMLYEPEESARIEREIMRILRKKGKWRGEAMGRRSDGSTFPQEVSLTVIDGGGVISVVRDISERKETEEKLRYMSTHDPLTGFYNRAYFEEEITRLQRSRLFPISVVMADVDGLKMTNDTGGHAAGDRLLQQAATVLSSVFRAEDMVARIGGDEFVVLLPEADEAAVAKAVQRVRDVLRTSSPVLGGINLSLSLGTATARESGGLLEALRLADERMYEDKLTRQSRLSLLKV from the coding sequence GTGAGCGCTCCACTTCGTGTACTGCTTGTTGAAGATTCGCCTGACGACGCAGAACTGCTGTTGCGGGAGCTGCGCAAGGGAGGATTTGCGGCCGTATGCGAGCGGGTCGAATCTGCTGAGGCGATGGCTTCCGCTCTGGAGCGGGAGTCCTGGGATCTGGTGATTGCGGATTACATCCTTCCGCGGTTCACCGGCCTCGCGGCATTGGAGCTGATGCGGAAGAAGGGGATCGATCTACCCTTCATCATCGTTTCAGGAAAAGTCGGAGAGGATGCCGCCGTCAAGGCGATGAAGGCCGGAGCACACGACTATTTCGTGAAGGGGCACCTGGCGCGTCTGGCCCCCGCAATAACGAGGGAGCTGAGTGAGCACCGCAACAGGCTTGATCGCGCTCGCGCGACGGCGGAGCTGCGTTCGCTCAAGAAGGCCATAGAGACCATGCCCATCGGTGTCACCATAACGGACATCGAAGGCGTCATAACCTATACGAACCCTTCGGAAGCGGCGATGCACGGCTATTCGGTGCCGGAGCTGCTGGGGACCGATGTACGAAGACTGGCTCCTCCGCACACCTGGAAGCCGATGACTGCCGCCCAGCTGAAACGGCGCAAAAGCCTCAGCAGGGAAAGCGTCAATGTCAGAAGGGACGGCAGCCTTTTTCCTGTCTACCTCGTGTCGAACGTCGTAACCGACGCCGATGGGGAGCCGGTGGCGATCATCTCCACCTGTGAGGACATCTCCCAGCGCAAGCAGGTCGAGGAGACCCTGCGCAAGCAGTTGGCAGCAATGGAAAGTTCCATCGACGGGATGGTAATTGTCGATGAAGCCGGAAACATCGTCTACGCCAACCAGGCGCATGCCGGCATCCATGGGTACGAGGAGCCGCCGGAGCTGATCGGAAAGCACTGGAGCATGCTATACGAGCCGGAGGAGAGTGCGCGGATAGAGCGGGAGATCATGCGGATCCTTCGGAAGAAGGGGAAGTGGCGGGGCGAGGCCATGGGCCGGAGGTCCGACGGAAGCACCTTCCCCCAGGAGGTCTCCTTGACGGTGATCGATGGCGGCGGCGTGATCAGTGTCGTTAGGGACATCAGCGAGCGAAAGGAGACGGAAGAGAAGCTCAGGTACATGAGCACCCACGACCCCCTTACCGGCTTTTACAACCGTGCGTACTTCGAAGAGGAGATTACCCGGCTGCAGCGGAGCCGGCTCTTTCCGATCAGTGTCGTCATGGCGGATGTGGATGGGCTCAAAATGACAAACGACACCGGTGGCCACGCAGCAGGGGACCGGCTCTTACAGCAGGCGGCAACGGTTCTTTCCTCGGTATTCAGGGCGGAGGACATGGTGGCGCGCATCGGAGGGGATGAATTTGTGGTGCTCCTGCCGGAGGCGGATGAGGCGGCCGTCGCCAAAGCGGTGCAACGGGTGAGGGATGTGCTTCGGACCAGCTCTCCGGTCCTTGGGGGCATCAACCTGAGCCTCTCTCTGGGGACGGCTACCGCGAGAGAGAGCGGTGGTTTGCTTGAAGCCCTTCGTCTGGCCGACGAGCGGATGTATGAAGATAAGCTTACGAGGCAGAGCCGGCTTTCCCTGCTGAAGGTGTAG
- a CDS encoding outer membrane protein assembly factor BamD: MPTPKFAVFSLLLILAGCASAPPVNKTADTYFKEGEEAYASKRYEDAIDHWKKVKESYVSPELTTRAELNIADAHFENGNYIEAAAAYEDFRKLHPNHEKAPYALYRLGLCYYQQISGSDTDQTPVTNAATTFESFLRQYPASEYAQEVKEKLKSCQAKQFQYEVYVARFYLRTDKYEAAIQRIQDAFARFPETEYGDEALYYLGQAYLLSGEKVKGREAFTRLTNEFATSSYVEKAKKFMEKYY, translated from the coding sequence ATGCCCACTCCGAAATTTGCAGTATTTTCTCTACTTCTCATTCTTGCCGGCTGCGCCTCCGCGCCCCCGGTCAACAAAACCGCTGACACTTATTTCAAGGAAGGGGAAGAGGCGTATGCGTCGAAGCGATACGAAGACGCCATCGACCACTGGAAAAAGGTAAAGGAGAGTTACGTATCGCCGGAACTCACCACTCGCGCAGAGCTGAATATAGCCGATGCCCACTTCGAGAACGGCAACTACATCGAGGCTGCCGCAGCCTATGAAGATTTCCGCAAACTCCACCCAAACCACGAGAAGGCACCGTACGCCCTCTACCGCCTCGGTCTCTGCTATTACCAGCAGATCAGCGGCTCAGACACGGACCAGACCCCCGTAACCAACGCAGCCACCACCTTCGAATCCTTCCTTCGCCAGTATCCGGCATCGGAATACGCGCAGGAGGTGAAGGAAAAGCTGAAATCCTGCCAGGCGAAGCAGTTTCAGTATGAAGTATACGTTGCCCGGTTCTATCTGAGGACCGACAAATACGAAGCAGCAATCCAGCGTATCCAGGACGCCTTCGCCCGCTTCCCTGAAACGGAATACGGAGATGAGGCCCTGTATTATCTGGGTCAGGCCTACCTGCTCAGCGGGGAAAAAGTAAAGGGGAGAGAAGCTTTCACGCGGCTCACTAACGAGTTCGCCACAAGCAGTTACGTGGAGAAGGCAAAGAAATTCATGGAGAAATATTACTGA
- a CDS encoding NAD(P)-dependent oxidoreductase: MQKFGFIGLGIMGQAMAANLLKAGFSVTVWNRSLEKAAPLAASGAVLAETPQAVVESCPITFAMLADPAAAETVCFGKYGVLDGMGEGRGYVDMSTVDPSTARRIAAAVKARGGRYLEAPVSGSKKPAEEGTLVILAAGDRSLFTEAEPAFRVMGKKALHLGEVGNGAAMKLVVNMIMGGMMGIFCEGLALGEKAGLAHRDILDVLGAGAVANPMFALKGELIGKGEFSPAFPLKHMQKDLRLAIALGDSLDQPLHNAASANESFKKAKLAGLGDADFSAVYQTISS; this comes from the coding sequence ATGCAGAAATTCGGGTTTATCGGCCTCGGAATCATGGGGCAGGCCATGGCCGCAAATCTCCTGAAGGCAGGCTTCTCCGTTACGGTATGGAACCGTTCTTTGGAGAAAGCTGCACCTTTGGCGGCAAGCGGAGCCGTCCTTGCCGAAACCCCTCAAGCCGTGGTGGAGTCCTGTCCCATCACTTTCGCCATGCTTGCCGATCCGGCCGCAGCCGAAACAGTCTGTTTCGGGAAATACGGTGTACTGGACGGAATGGGCGAGGGGCGGGGTTACGTGGACATGTCGACGGTGGATCCCTCCACTGCCCGTAGAATAGCCGCGGCCGTCAAAGCCAGAGGAGGGCGCTATCTTGAAGCCCCGGTCTCCGGAAGCAAAAAACCGGCTGAGGAGGGAACTCTTGTCATTCTCGCCGCAGGAGACCGCTCCCTCTTTACAGAAGCAGAGCCCGCATTTCGGGTGATGGGAAAAAAAGCGCTGCACCTTGGCGAGGTAGGCAATGGCGCGGCCATGAAACTGGTCGTCAACATGATCATGGGCGGCATGATGGGGATTTTCTGCGAAGGTCTCGCCCTGGGAGAGAAAGCAGGGCTTGCGCATCGCGACATTCTCGATGTCCTTGGAGCGGGAGCCGTTGCGAATCCGATGTTCGCCCTGAAAGGGGAACTGATCGGCAAAGGCGAGTTCAGCCCGGCCTTCCCGCTGAAGCATATGCAGAAGGACCTGCGGCTCGCAATAGCTCTTGGAGACTCGCTCGATCAACCTCTCCACAATGCGGCGTCGGCAAACGAATCATTCAAGAAAGCCAAACTCGCAGGATTAGGTGATGCGGATTTCTCAGCAGTGTACCAAACTATTTCCTCGTAA
- the pabB gene encoding aminodeoxychorismate synthase component I: MIFEPRIALESFSDNRYPKSFGFAGFRDVVAALKPDEVLPALERVEHAVASGLHAVGFLSYEAGAALGQVLTTHEPAGFPLLWFALYERRYATTRTELPDSPADDYRTSAWTPSLTEEEYCRAVETIRRYIAEGDCYQVNFTLRHRFRFEGNPFSLYRDMCRAQRASFCAYIDAGPFQILSASPELFFDLRQGALTACPMKGTAPRGRWHAEDEQIRNDLKNSGKERAENLMIVDLLRNDMGRISTAGSVRVPALFQIETLDTLHQMTSTITSRITPQTGLVQIFRALFPCGSVTGAPKRRVMEIIRELEPDIRGIYTGCIGYLSPNGDALFSVAIRTAVIDATSGTGELGTGSGITWESSAASEYEESILKCRFARAPRPEFQLIETLLYEENAGFFLLERHMARLYRSASYFGFTLRLGNVLDTLNLRARPLRGRNRVRLLLSRNGTFSITIEPLARGEENTLPLIALAAKPVDSHDPFLYHKTTHRPRYTEEMARHSGCTDVVFINERGELTEATSSNVVVKLHGKLVTPPLQAGLLPGTFREELLASQAIREKPVAVEELRAAEDIFLINSVRKWRRVSLSQHGMVE, translated from the coding sequence ATGATATTCGAGCCGCGGATCGCACTCGAATCCTTCAGCGACAACCGGTATCCGAAATCTTTCGGCTTTGCCGGCTTCAGGGATGTGGTGGCAGCTCTGAAGCCGGATGAGGTCCTGCCCGCCCTCGAACGTGTGGAGCATGCCGTAGCTTCCGGCCTGCATGCCGTCGGTTTCCTGTCTTACGAGGCGGGAGCAGCCCTGGGGCAGGTGCTGACCACCCACGAGCCGGCAGGCTTCCCCCTCCTGTGGTTTGCCCTCTACGAGCGCCGCTACGCTACTACGAGAACCGAACTCCCCGACTCCCCGGCCGACGACTACCGCACAAGCGCCTGGACACCTTCACTCACGGAGGAAGAATACTGCCGTGCCGTCGAGACGATCAGGAGATATATCGCCGAGGGAGACTGCTATCAGGTAAATTTCACGCTCCGGCACAGGTTCCGGTTCGAAGGAAACCCATTTTCGCTCTACCGGGACATGTGCCGTGCGCAGCGAGCCTCCTTCTGCGCTTATATCGATGCAGGCCCATTCCAGATACTCTCCGCATCACCGGAGCTCTTCTTCGATCTTCGCCAGGGGGCTCTGACCGCGTGCCCCATGAAAGGCACAGCGCCGCGAGGCCGGTGGCATGCAGAGGACGAGCAGATACGGAACGACCTGAAAAACAGCGGCAAGGAGCGGGCCGAAAACCTGATGATCGTGGACCTGCTGCGTAACGATATGGGACGGATTTCGACAGCGGGTTCAGTAAGGGTGCCCGCTCTCTTTCAGATCGAAACACTGGACACTCTTCACCAGATGACTTCCACCATCACTTCCCGTATCACGCCGCAGACGGGGCTGGTTCAGATCTTCCGGGCGCTCTTCCCCTGCGGGTCCGTAACCGGGGCACCCAAACGCAGGGTCATGGAGATCATTCGGGAGCTGGAGCCGGATATCCGTGGGATATACACCGGCTGCATCGGATACCTTTCACCGAATGGAGACGCTCTTTTTAGCGTTGCCATCCGCACCGCCGTCATCGACGCCACATCCGGGACGGGGGAATTGGGGACCGGAAGCGGCATAACGTGGGAATCCTCCGCGGCGTCCGAATATGAAGAATCCATACTTAAGTGCCGCTTCGCCCGTGCTCCCCGTCCCGAGTTCCAGCTCATAGAGACGCTCCTGTATGAGGAAAATGCAGGTTTTTTCCTGCTGGAGCGCCACATGGCAAGGCTTTATCGCTCAGCCTCCTACTTCGGATTCACCCTTCGACTCGGCAACGTGCTCGACACGCTCAACCTGCGCGCTCGCCCGCTGCGGGGCAGAAACCGGGTCCGCCTGCTTCTTTCACGCAACGGAACCTTCTCCATAACCATCGAACCCCTGGCCCGGGGAGAGGAGAACACCCTCCCCCTGATAGCTCTCGCCGCAAAGCCGGTCGATTCACATGACCCGTTCCTCTACCATAAAACGACCCACCGACCCCGATATACCGAAGAGATGGCCCGTCATTCCGGCTGCACCGATGTCGTCTTCATCAACGAACGTGGCGAGTTAACGGAAGCCACATCAAGCAACGTGGTGGTGAAGCTTCACGGAAAGCTCGTCACACCGCCCCTGCAGGCGGGACTCCTGCCCGGCACCTTCAGGGAGGAACTGCTCGCGTCGCAAGCAATCAGGGAAAAGCCGGTAGCAGTGGAGGAACTTCGCGCCGCCGAGGACATCTTCCTCATCAACTCCGTTCGCAAATGGCGCAGGGTCAGCCTGTCTCAGCATGGCATGGTAGAATAA